A portion of the Cyanobacteriota bacterium genome contains these proteins:
- a CDS encoding histidinol-phosphate transaminase: MLEFIRSDLAAFRAYSPHPSGYDTALAAEVVLDHLDTNENPYDLPEDLKQKLGWLYQQQIQSNRYPDGEHQALKQAIATYVSETVTQAVVIPPDMISVGNGSDELIRSLLIATCLRGEGAILVAEPTFSMYAIEAQGLGIPVITVGRSPVTFEMNLAEAESAITNTQNPPIRAMFVVHPNSPTANALTPTELEWLRTLPSHILVVIDEAYFEFSQQTVVGELIQHPNWAVLRTFSKAFRLAAHRIGYAIGHPALIAALEKIRLPYNLPSTTQVAAQLALSQRQTLLAVIPELLKERDRLFQALSTCPQLRLWPSDANFLFVRLQPDYAHHSLTDIHQQLKASGTLVRHTGNGLRITVGTPAENNRTIARLTHVLSALSPR; encoded by the coding sequence ATGTTAGAGTTCATTCGCTCAGATTTAGCTGCCTTTCGTGCCTACAGTCCCCATCCCAGCGGCTACGACACAGCCCTAGCTGCCGAGGTTGTCTTGGATCACTTAGACACCAACGAAAATCCCTATGACCTGCCAGAGGATCTAAAGCAAAAGTTAGGCTGGCTTTATCAACAACAGATACAGTCCAATCGGTATCCTGACGGGGAGCACCAGGCACTGAAGCAGGCGATCGCGACCTATGTCAGTGAAACTGTGACTCAAGCGGTGGTTATTCCTCCCGACATGATCTCCGTTGGCAATGGCTCTGATGAACTAATTCGATCGCTGCTGATTGCTACCTGTCTAAGGGGTGAGGGGGCAATCCTAGTGGCAGAGCCAACCTTTTCGATGTATGCGATCGAGGCTCAAGGCTTGGGCATTCCGGTAATCACAGTGGGACGATCGCCTGTTACCTTTGAAATGAATCTAGCTGAGGCAGAGTCAGCGATCACCAACACCCAAAATCCCCCCATTCGAGCCATGTTTGTGGTGCATCCCAATTCCCCAACCGCCAATGCACTCACGCCTACAGAGTTGGAATGGTTACGCACACTGCCTAGTCACATCTTAGTTGTGATTGACGAGGCGTATTTTGAGTTTAGCCAACAAACGGTAGTTGGTGAACTGATCCAGCATCCCAACTGGGCTGTGTTGCGGACTTTCTCTAAGGCGTTTCGCCTCGCAGCCCATCGCATTGGCTATGCCATTGGCCATCCAGCCTTAATTGCGGCGCTAGAAAAGATTCGCCTGCCCTACAACCTCCCTAGTACAACCCAAGTTGCTGCTCAGTTAGCCCTAAGCCAGCGACAAACCCTGTTAGCCGTGATCCCAGAATTACTAAAAGAGCGCGATCGCTTGTTCCAAGCCCTTTCTACCTGTCCACAACTCCGCCTTTGGCCCAGTGATGCCAACTTTTTGTTTGTACGGCTTCAGCCAGACTATGCTCATCACTCCCTCACAGATATTCACCAACAGCTTAAAGCGTCTGGCACCTTGGTGCGGCATACTGGCAACGGTTTACGCATTACAGTTGGTACTCCAGCGGAAAATAACCGCACGATCGCCCGTTTGACCCACGTGTTATCTGCCCTCTCTCCCCGATAG
- a CDS encoding DUF2752 domain-containing protein — protein MGKAVGLELTVAGRWVRASIVAIATTPILIAWLYVVGVVLPLPPCPFRYFTGIPCPTCGMTRSFLALAHGDFVHAITEHLFGPLVFLVFLGAIGHCLWELRVGRPISTAYTRLLMDQRWQVGFAIAVGVYYLSRLWYWASSGELQLAIANAPLTHLLQGLSVLN, from the coding sequence ATGGGCAAGGCTGTAGGTCTAGAATTAACCGTTGCTGGGCGATGGGTAAGGGCTAGCATTGTTGCAATTGCTACTACTCCTATTCTAATTGCGTGGCTGTATGTTGTTGGGGTTGTGCTACCTCTGCCTCCTTGCCCGTTTCGTTATTTTACAGGGATCCCCTGTCCTACCTGTGGTATGACCCGATCGTTCTTGGCGCTTGCCCACGGGGATTTTGTCCATGCTATAACAGAGCACCTATTCGGGCCATTAGTGTTTTTGGTATTTTTGGGTGCGATCGGCCACTGTCTCTGGGAGTTGCGAGTGGGGCGACCCATTAGTACAGCTTACACACGCTTACTGATGGATCAACGCTGGCAAGTGGGGTTTGCAATCGCGGTGGGGGTTTATTACCTCAGTCGTCTCTGGTACTGGGCTAGCTCTGGGGAATTGCAGCTTGCGATCGCCAATGCCCCCTTGACTCATCTGCTTCAAGGGTTATCGGTGCTAAATTAG
- a CDS encoding TM2 domain-containing protein: MTNGSSGDINSKKTVAGICGILVGAFGVHKFILGYTTEGIIMIAVSLLTCGIGATVMSILGIIEGITYLTKSDEEFANTYINNKKGWL, encoded by the coding sequence ATGACCAACGGAAGTTCTGGGGATATCAACAGCAAAAAAACTGTGGCTGGTATCTGTGGCATTTTAGTAGGCGCATTTGGTGTTCATAAGTTTATTTTGGGTTACACCACGGAAGGCATCATCATGATAGCGGTGTCTCTTTTAACTTGTGGGATTGGCGCAACTGTGATGAGTATTCTGGGTATTATTGAGGGGATTACCTACCTCACCAAATCTGATGAGGAATTTGCTAACACTTACATTAACAATAAGAAAGGTTGGCTGTAA